In Microbacterium laevaniformans, a single window of DNA contains:
- a CDS encoding TetR/AcrR family transcriptional regulator, whose protein sequence is MALASFRERGYEATTMRLIAQEAGVSVGNAYYHFATKNDLVQELYLDVQRRHRAAAEPALAETEDLVERIAIVYRTGLDELTAYHEHAAQFLSAAVSPRSEINPLAEASGEARAITEALFGEAVDGARSGTVPSDLRQALPTVLFLGHLLLALFWVYDRSDGQQRTRRLLDLGLALLRTTLPLARLPLVRGVVRDLLELIAEAGR, encoded by the coding sequence GTGGCGCTCGCCTCGTTTCGCGAGCGCGGATACGAAGCGACGACCATGCGCCTCATCGCGCAGGAGGCGGGCGTGTCGGTGGGTAACGCCTACTACCACTTCGCCACCAAGAACGACCTGGTCCAGGAGCTGTACCTCGACGTGCAACGCCGCCATCGTGCGGCTGCCGAACCGGCCCTCGCCGAGACGGAGGATCTCGTCGAACGCATCGCCATCGTCTATCGCACCGGGCTCGACGAGCTGACGGCGTACCACGAGCATGCGGCGCAGTTTCTCTCTGCCGCCGTCTCCCCACGCTCGGAGATCAACCCGCTCGCCGAGGCATCCGGCGAGGCGCGCGCCATCACGGAAGCACTCTTCGGGGAGGCGGTGGACGGCGCACGTTCCGGAACCGTCCCGAGCGATCTCCGTCAGGCGCTGCCCACGGTGCTCTTCCTCGGGCATCTCCTGCTGGCGCTCTTCTGGGTCTACGACCGCTCCGACGGTCAGCAGCGGACGCGGCGCCTGCTCGATCTCGGCCTGGCGCTGCTGCGGACGACGCTGCCATTGGCGCGGCTGCCGCTGGTGCGCGGCGTGGTGCGCGACCTGCTCGAACTCATCGCCGAGGCGGGGCGGTGA